A section of the bacterium genome encodes:
- a CDS encoding NAD(P)H-dependent oxidoreductase subunit E has protein sequence MAITFSSQAMEAFHQLIAAYPEKSAALIPLLHLAKREFKTMTPEVMSYVAGLLGVPPTRVMDVVSFYSLFPREEEGRYVIQVCATLSCSLMGAETIIDYLQKKLNIGLGETTVDKRFTLKKVECLGSCGTAPVMQINDDYYENLTPARIDEILSSLP, from the coding sequence ATGGCCATCACATTTTCTTCACAAGCTATGGAAGCATTTCATCAGCTCATCGCCGCATATCCGGAAAAATCCGCCGCCCTGATCCCGCTGCTGCATCTGGCCAAGCGGGAGTTCAAAACCATGACTCCGGAGGTGATGAGCTATGTGGCCGGTCTGCTCGGCGTGCCGCCGACTCGGGTCATGGATGTGGTCTCGTTTTATTCGCTGTTTCCGCGTGAAGAGGAAGGCCGCTATGTCATTCAGGTGTGCGCCACTTTGTCCTGCAGCCTGATGGGTGCGGAAACCATCATCGACTATTTGCAGAAAAAACTGAACATCGGCCTCGGTGAAACCACAGTGGACAAGCGCTTTACACTCAAAAAAGTGGAATGCCTTGGCTCCTGCGGCACCGCTCCGGTGATGCAGATCAACGACGACTATTACGAAAACCTGACGCCGGCTCGCATCGACGAAATATTATCCAGTTTGCCATAA